Part of the Coffea eugenioides isolate CCC68of unplaced genomic scaffold, Ceug_1.0 ScVebR1_1640;HRSCAF=2525, whole genome shotgun sequence genome is shown below.
CTTTTGGTTGCAACCTGCGACCAGAAAATGGTCGCTGCCCACGACAAATATTGTCACAACTTGCGACTACAAGGGCGAGAGGGACAACTGGAGAACGTGGAAAGGAAGgaggaggggaggggaggggaggagaaTGGAGGGGGAAGAAGGGGGAGGAAGAAAGAGATAAGAAAGGGGAGGGAAAAGAGGGAGGAAGAGGAAAAAGGAGGGGGAAGGGGCGACGGGTAGTGGTGTGTTTTTAGTGGTAGGTGGTggtgtattttttttatatatattcggagttgttttttatatattgtatagatgtgatattttaaaattatttttatttttgtattattataGCATTATATATGAAAATTGTTTTTAAGAAATTGAGAAATCTAATCGGAGTGGTTGTGATTCGTGAACATCGTTGGAGTAGTATTCATGTGTAAAATTTTGTACCAGATCAGATGTGAATATTGAGACTCTTCGTCACTCCAATAGTTTTTGAGCGCATGCACAGCTCCCTTTGTTAGAGAAAAAGGGCGCCTAGCGGACATCTATTTTCTCATCTTATTAGAGCTTAGCCCCTTCATTTTAGCAtgatttataatatatatatatatatatactagtgaGACGGCCTGCACGTTGCGCAGGAGTGCTAATATTTCCTGTGTTAAGTTGCTTAATTTTTAACCGTTATATATTTCTTATAATGTAGAGagttatataattattataagtCTGACttgaattataaaataataGTGCGGTAAATTGGTTGGGTGAATATAGTGTTAATAGTTTGTGAAGTATGGAGGATAGTTTGTACTATAGTGATTAATAAAGTACTATAATTGAGACAATGCAGTGTCGACATTTTGTGTGGTATGATTTGTATAAATTATGTAGTCTGGATGAGATAATTATAAAGATACCCGTCTATATTTAAGTATATCTCTATTACTCACTAAATTCCATAAATATGGgcctatttcctttttttttgcacaAGTTAAAACATTTAATCAATATAATCACaacaattatttttctttcatatttttgtaaaatgccGCTCACTAATATTAGATCATTAATCCACATTAAGATCCATGTATTATACAttgtttttgaaatttaaactactttaatttttttaatgtaagaaACAATCTAATTAATCTTGCATGTTTGACtaaaagaataataaaaaaatagcatACAACATTGCTTTTCAATTTAGAGCAATTTTGAGCCATTATGAAAAATGAATATgctaaaaattttataataattatatatatacattaaatatggataTTTATTTAACAATATAAAAGTGAGAGTTGCCCTATAAACAGTGTTTTTTTGTCGAGCGGTTATCCTGCAATTGTTATTAGATATCCAAACTATTAGTAAATAACAAACTAACTATTCTTTTTTATAGAATGAAAagaataagaataaaaacaagGGCATTAATAATTTGTAATAATTATATAGAGTAAATATGGATATATAGACTAATATATCTTTATAATTGTATGTTTTAAAAAGTAGTAGGATTAGAAACCATTTTTAGTCCAAACCCTTGACACCTTAACCGATTTTGGTTATTTGTGATAACAATGTTGGacttctctctctctgttttttttttctttttctgctgTTCAATTTTTAGGAATCGTGCAGTCAAAAGTTACTCCTGAACATGCTAAACAACCACTGCATTCAACAATTTTACAGAAcactattttatttcattttttttgcaaTATATGCATTGATCTTTTTTGCAAACAATTTTATTTCATGTCACAGtaataaaattcattttttaaagtcACTAATGccaataataatttattaattatttcCTCAATAATTGTGTCTTTACAGAACACTTAacaattttatttcatgttaagccaacaataatttattaattgtttCCTCAATAATTGTGCATTTACAGAATActtcaaaagcaaataattaacCACAAAATTAACTTTGTACTAAAAATACAAGactaacttttaaattttgtttaaaaagtaaaaaatatcaCTAAATTCAACATTCCAACTTAAAGAGCCTAAATAAAAAGGTATATAACAACATTAAATCACATAAATATATTGATTGTATAGTTAGATGTAAGGAATGTAGGCAACAAAGAATATAAAAGGCATCGGATATTtagtaaaataaaagaatataaataagcatgaataaaagtaaaaatgggaaaaatttaACAAGCATCATGATTAAGAGGAAGGAAAATGTGGGAATTCTCATCTCTCTAATAGGTTTTCAAATGACATGAACAAATCAAAAGTACAAAACAGTAGATTACTCAAAGTCAAAATGGCAATTTTCCAACGAAGAAGAGGAGGGTTTCAAAGAAACATGTAGAAACAAAAAGTGAGGCATCCACAAAAGTGAACAATGAGTCAACAAAAAATAGGGTCAGAAGACAACAAAATTACCAAACAATCAAGCAACTATAGCATGCAGCTTGAACGAAGGAAAAAAGGAATGGCATAACTGAAAAATAAGACAAAACTAAGGCTAAACTAATACTCAAGAATAGCTAAGATGGCCTATCTCTGCGGATCACAATTAGGCAAAAATGATGCAAACAAAGAGGAACAAAgaacaaataaattacaaagAAACCACTCAACTATAACATGCATCTTTGGTCTCCTGAGTAAGGCAGAAACAAGAAATGGCATTAGCGAAAAATGAAGGACTACTAAGGCTAATTCTAATGACATAAGGAACTGCCAAAGACTGATGCAAATGGAATTGCCGAAAAGCCAACAAAACCAACAAATACAAAAGCcatcaaagttgctgaaaattaCGTGATAACCGCTGGACCAAAGgcgttttttaattttttttttcttaaattttaaaaGTACCTCGGGTTATCACTCGTTAATACTCGAAAGCGTACTTTGGTGAAGGGAGCAAGTAGACAGGATCACCAGCCCACTTCAGTCTGAAAGCCAGATGTGTGTAACTCTTGAGCACAGAACTCTGTCACAACTTTCAAGATATACACGTTACCACGCGCGGGTATAATCCCTAGTGTGTGGGCTTTACGTGGCCCATTCTtcaagtgaattttttattcCTCAATGGGGTTTTTGTTTGGCCCATTTCTCTTTTCGTTTTCcccatatttttttttgcctaATATTTTTGTTGCAGACTTGCAGTTCTCGTGAACACAAAAGGATGGTAACATCATTGAAAATAAGCTCACTATGGTTTGAAGGGACATTTGCAAAACCAACTCAGAGAGAGTCTAATTCGAGTATCACAGTTCGCAAACACACTACTTTAACTCAAATGAGCAGAAAAGTTAATGCTCTAGCACAATTCGTCGATGCTCGAACAAGCAGGAAAATCGGTGCTTATTAAACCACTGTTGAATACAGAGTTGTAATTCAAACCACCACTGTTTGAAAAATTTCCTTATATAGAGTTATATATAATTCAAATTGTGAGTACACAACGTACCTCTTATACGTTGTCTTGACCCAAGGAATGCAGCAAAAAGCGAAGAGCGAGGGTCCTAAGAGAATGGAATATTTATGATCTGCTAATAAGACGCAGACGCAGACGGATGGGATCCGCCTAGTTTATGGCCCATTGGGCGGGCTGCAATGTACTCTTGTACCCGACAAAAGCTGACTCGTCACGTGGTCGAGTATTGCAAGCAGAATTGTCCGGACCACGTGACCTGATCGTCCTGACCCGAGGCTACCTTCGTCAATTCAACCGGTAATATTCCctcctttttttgtttctttgttgaCTTGATTGAGAAAATGATGATTGAGATGAAAAAGAGAGGGCAAAAGGGCACATAAAATGCACTTGTTGGCGGAGTATATGGTTATTATATTAGATCAAAGTGCGCACTCCACCGCTCCCCCACCCACTTTTGTTAGAAAAAAGTGGGGAAATTTTTTGGCAATTATTGATGAAAAATTGACTTTTGGTGTTGAATTATCTGCAGGGCTCTCTATCATTTTGGCACTTTTAGAATCTATGGATGCTTTTGTGCAGCTCAAAAAGCAGGTTCATGATGTTGGAAACTTGGTACTGATCGGTATGGTATATTCATGAACCAGGAAATTAAACAAGGGACTCTCATTTCTTTACTATATATTATCAAACCGGTTTCGAATTCTTTTTCTATTATCAACTCAGGGAAAAAGGAACAAATTCTTTGGCTAGCTATCTATAATTTTAAATCTCAATCCTTTACAAAAAGAATAATCTTAAAATAAACTAAACTACTAATCGCATGTTCGACTCCTCAAATACTACTTAAGATCCGTTTGGAGTTGCGGTACCTGAttaaaaagtatttttttttaataaaaatgctTATTATGTGTTTAAGtacttttaaatatattgtttggagATATAATTCTATAAGTATTAATTATATTGGataattatttctttatttctttatttagttgataatataagataaaatgattaaatttaatattttatttttaaaatcaccaaatttgtgcttttaataccaaaagtttcacttctaattttataaaatgatattAACAAAATGCTTCAAAAGTAGTACTTTTTAACatttaaaattacatttttactaAAAGCATCGCCAAATAAATGGGATCTTAGTACTAGGCGACTTTTAAGTGTGCAAATAATGTGCTTAATTGATTCttattctacaaaaaaaaaaaaagaagaggattAGCAAATGATAATAACATATAAGCAATCACTAGGACCGTTCTAATGGGAGCTTTTAGAATCTATTCTCTAGATTCAGAATTTAAATCATTCGACTAACAGTTGAAGGGGAAATTCTGATAGAAAATTCttttatactaaaaaaaaaagtttgaaatcATATGACTAATAACTTCCTCCTCCCTTTTTCACATACATACGCCGTAATTGTAAAAAATAATCCCACAACAAATATACTCAAATTTCCTAGCGTTAAAtggaaaggaaaaaattgatagattaaactttttttaaaaaaaatgaagaaagcaAGCTAAATCACCTAATAATTACGTTAGAAAAAAAACTTTCACATAGAGTGAAAAAATATGTGCTTCTAGCATGAAACTATATGAATATTGAAACAACCAGGAAAATTAAGCTACCAAAAGTGAGGAGACTGGACTGCACActcaaaaagggcaaaaaaaataaaaaatcaagcCTCAGCTCTTGGATGTGGCTGTGGATTATGCGTAGGATGATGAGATGTAGTCTCTTGATCCTCCTGGTTCATTTCTTGATCAGCTGCTTCTACTCCCCTCGCGGCCACCGGGATGGCATCGCCGGAAGAGCTGCTACTGCGGTGTTCTGCCGCCAACATCCGTCGTGGCACCGGAGAATCGACACGGCCATCTACACAAGCGGAACACTTAGCTTCAACCCAGCTTTCGAAGTCATAGTGCGGCCCATGACCGAATACCCCCCGCCCGGAACACAGCCTACCTATCATAACAGCAAGCGCACCAAGTATGCTTATCACGGCCAAAACCGCAATTACTGGTCCAACTGACCCGTGACCCGAATGAGCTGCATAGGCTTGCTGCTGAGCAGCCACCACCATTGGCGGCGGTTGCTGTTGCACAAAAGGGTCTAATAGTGGTGGCGGAGTGGACATTCTGATGCGAGCACCCTGTGGCCTAGAAAAGATTACACAAGTGCTTAATTCGCGCGTCTAAGTCTAGAGTTTTTACAAAGCCGagttattttctttctttgtattTTTACCGATTGAATATGAGCAAGAGACGGGGGAAAAAATTGACGAAGGAACAAGTAATTCGAGGCGGTTTTGTTTAATCACAGAGGATTAGAAAAGGAAGAGGGCAAGAAGAAAGGTAAGGTATATAGGTGTAATGGGATTGTTGTTAATGGTATAATTATATTTCTCAGGGACCTTTTCACGGGTACAATGAGAACTGTGCGAAACGGCTTTTGACAAAGATGGTACGGTGTCAAATTGACAAACGCCAAAAGAGAATTACCATCATTCTATCAGCCGAGATGGAGATGGACGCTGCATGCTGCGGTTTGCTTGGGTACGggaatttattttattttattttttttgacacGATAGTATCTATTTTAGATTTATTTCTACTCTatgttggaaagaaaaaaacgtaagaaatattcaagaaaaattCGAAGTGACTGAACTCACTGATTCAAACGAATGCCTATGCACTCGCAGGTAAACTTTTTAGAAAAGTTGACAGATTTTTTAGAATGCAATAAAGTTTTGATCCCTTGgatcaacgttcaaataaaattttaaaattcttttggTAACTAATTACTTTAGTAATCGTTGGATCTTGACTATGGGAATTGGGATGGTATATATTCGACCTTTAATGCCTGCTTTGAAATGAAAGCCAAGTCTCCGACAAATTGGGATTCGATCgattctcttcttttctctgtTACTCTGCTCGTCCTCTGTTTTATTTCCCAGGTTTCTTAGTTTGGTTGGGAGTTGGGACCACTGATGAGACTGTTGTAGTACCGCTTCGGACCTCAGGATTATATTTCTCCCCACGTGTAATTACTACCCTCGTCCCAAGTTGTCCGTGGTATTTCAAAATTTCGACCTTTTATAAATAATGACTCCACTCGATGGTGATATCAgtgaatttatttttaaaattattcttaaaaatttaaaattcaaatttgaatgatAAATGCTAGGATAACTCATTGAAACATTCcaagataaaaaataattttaattttaataagataacaaatattttgaaacattccaaaatgaaaagcacgatactttttttttattgagaGGGAAGGTGTAATTCATAATTAATGCAGTACATGGgaaatacaaaatgaaaaagagTCGTAGTCAGCCAAGCTTCAATCCAAGGGGAGAGATTGGAGAGTGGCCTGCTTAATTAAGTGTGATTAATAGATCACTAGAAGAAAGCTTCTATCTTtgtgaggaaaaaaaattataatatatatatatatattttgtcaataatcaattcttgTTCTTATTCTTGGTCTAACCTATACCAGAGAGGTGAGAAGGAGAGAATCACACCTACGTACTAAAGGGATCCACTCTACTCGGTACACTTTGGTATAAAAAATCGAAGGATGTCATGCACCAGTGAAGTGCAACTGCTTATAACCACATGCATTAAGATTTGGTGGCCACCACCAATGCATTAGTACACCCATCTGGTTCGGCGATGGTTCGGCTCCCTCCGAATTATCATTGGACCTCTTCAAGCCCTCCCCTTCCTATAGCGTAGGAAGCTACAgtatcaaaaaagaaaaaaaaaaaaaaaagtgcagcTGGTTGTACTTTGGCCGTTGCCAGCTTCCAAGAGAGAATAATGTTTTACTTCTCTCCTTCTTAGTTCTGAAACCAACCCTTTCAGGTCATCAATGTTGTGTCCCCTAATGCAGTAAATGTCTAATGCAGAACAACTGGTTATTAAATCGGATTTCCTACTTGCTCGAGTATCCTAGTAAagacaagggaaaaaaaaaaagagagaacaaTGCCCAACCTTCCCCCGCTTTTTTCAAGGATTACTTGTCTAATACTATACTATAATATACGAGGAGCAGGAAATAAATGGTGAAACTTTCTGACTAAAAATAATTTGGTACTCGCTATTTTGTGATCTCGTGCTTTCATTCCAATACACAAAGAGTACTCGTTCTCCTTACCATATTCTGAAATTGCTATGTAGGCTTGGTTGTGTGTTAAGGTATGAAGCCAATGAGAAAGCTTCAAAGGCgataaatcaaagaaaattaggATGATACGAAAGCCGAGAGATCAGTCAAGCACTCAGGAATCGAAACGCCGGGGGGTTTGCGAGGCGGCCATATAGCCACTATGAATATACCCATGTCATGTATCATGTATGTATAGCAAACTTTTTAATCTTGAGCACAAAAAGTTTATGTATGGCACAAGATTGCATGcactgagagagagagagagagatgctTCTGTTTTATTAGTCAGACGGAGACAATAACAACAGAGATACCCATGAATCCAGAATATTGAATAGTACGAAGGTTTAGTCAGTCCGGATCAGTGGTCCGGGCTTTGCTACTTATTTCTGTTTTCTCATATCGGGTACCGGTTTTTTCTTGTCTGCTTTCTCTTGAATTTATATGCTTTCCACTCTTATTCTCTCTTTTCTGCAAATCACAAACTTCCAAACTTCAGTTCTGGACACTCACTGTGataaattttgaccaaattgtaCGTACAGGTTCGTGTTGGAGACCTTGTTATGATTGAAAGAAACGAACTTTCGAGTTATGTTTTCGTTTTAGTAACCTCCCTTGCATGGCAATGAGAGCAGTGACTATGTAAGTAGTTCACATAAGTATTACTAACACAGCATCAAACCAAAAGATTGGACGCCTTAACCATAACGACGTCAATCATGGATTAAAAATTTAAGCACGATAAAGAAGCACGCGCAAGTTGATGCAACTATAAAAATTAGCTAATTAAGGCGGAGAACTGGGGTAAGTTAGATATCTTCATCACTCTTCATTTTTGGTTTTTTATGAAGAAAAAGTTCCATTAGTGCTTTATCAAGGGAAAGAAAAAGGTAATTATG
Proteins encoded:
- the LOC113755661 gene encoding uncharacterized protein LOC113755661, yielding MSTPPPLLDPFVQQQPPPMVVAAQQQAYAAHSGHGSVGPVIAVLAVISILGALAVMIGRLCSGRGVFGHGPHYDFESWVEAKCSACVDGRVDSPVPRRMLAAEHRSSSSSGDAIPVAARGVEAADQEMNQEDQETTSHHPTHNPQPHPRAEA